One region of Populus trichocarpa isolate Nisqually-1 chromosome 4, P.trichocarpa_v4.1, whole genome shotgun sequence genomic DNA includes:
- the LOC18097960 gene encoding 60S acidic ribosomal protein P2B, whose amino-acid sequence MKVVAAYLLAVLGGNTCPTAEDLKHILGSVGADADDDRIELLLSSVKGKDITELIASGREKLASVPSGGGVAVAAGGAPAAASGGAAPAAEAKKEEKVEEKEESDDDMGFSLFD is encoded by the exons atgaaggtTGTAGCCGCTTACTTGCTCGCCGTTCTCGGTGGCAACACCTGCCCTACCGCCGAGGACTTGAAGCACATCCTCGGATCTG TTGGAGCAGATGCTGACGATGACAGGATTGAGCTGCTGTTGTCCAGTGTGAAAGGAAAGGACATAACTGAGCTGATTGCTTCCGGAAGGGAGAAGTTGGCTTCCGTCCCTTCCGGTGGTGGCGTTGCTGTCGCCGCCGGTGGAGCTCCAGCTGCTGCTTCCGGTGGTGCTGCCCCTGCTGCCGAGGCAAAGAAAGAGGAGAAGGTTGAAGAGAAAGAGGAGTCTGATGAT GATATGGGTTTCAGTCTATTCGATTAA